A stretch of the Papaver somniferum cultivar HN1 chromosome 6, ASM357369v1, whole genome shotgun sequence genome encodes the following:
- the LOC113286191 gene encoding uncharacterized protein LOC113286191: MVERDSDDSDAPEEVSVQQGLKQVEELQKAERESKTRIAQEGKERRRRWAQRKTPRKSKDDGAVNELTETELEQEDGHNLGTLPTDIVKLLVDRENQVFLSDSEEEKNNENSKRRKRKAKTFGPNMVILKDISSAQCLQNSLDFLKKRKMQVKRSSSVLKNSSQALRLISTSGLLNKE, encoded by the exons ATGGTGGAAAGGGATTCCGACGACTCTGATGCTCCTGAGGAAGTCTCAGTCCAACAG GgtttaaaacaagttgaggagcTCCAGAAAGCTGAGAGAGAAAGCAAGACCAG GATTGCTCAAGAAGGTAAAGAGCGGAGAAGACGCTGGGCTCAGAGAAAAACACCTCGAAAATCGAAAGATGACGGAGCTGTCAATGAACTGACAGAAACTGAACTAGAACAGGAGGACGGGCATAACCTTGGAACACTTCCAACTGACATTGTTAAACTGCTTGTTGATCGTGAGAA TCAAGTCTTTTTATCAGATTCTGAGGAAGAGAAAAACAATGAAAACAGTAAGCGAAGAAAGAGAAAGGCGAAAACCTTCGG GCCTAATATGGTGATTTTGAAGGATATATCCTCAGCTCAGTGCTTGCAGAACTCCTTGGATTTTCTTAAGAAGAGAAAAATGCAGGTTAAAAGGTCATCTTCGGTTTTGAAAAACTCCAGTCAGGCATTACGCCTCATCTCAACGAGCGGTTTGTTAAATAAGGAATAA